A window from Sphingobium sp. EM0848 encodes these proteins:
- a CDS encoding ISL3 family transposase, with the protein MPRRLRNGALVPAGLVVEQVDNAGAVMEIAVRSAKPYSRCPSCDVKAAAVHSHYSRRLGDLPLAGRSVRLVLNARRFRCRTANCARRIFAERFDTEVVEPWARRTSRLGLLVFHLGLALGGRPGARFANRLMAPVSKDTLLRSIRRRGRPEHAAPTVVGIDDWAWRRNQRYGTIICDLERRRPIRLLPDREPATARGWLVGQQQIEVVARDRGGGYALAAAQALPHAQQVADRWHLMENASHAFLDAVRCSMREIRTAIGTTIVNPDLLTVAERLQYEGYLRRQENNEIILKQAKSGLGIKEIVRRTGRSRGYVRAVLRGQRTDIFRTRENSLEAWLPWLDAEWAGGQRNAAQLWRQMRQQGFGGSLRVVTEWATRKRRAEKAEGLHRVPSARTIARLMMVEREALSRAETITVAAIEESVPELVEARDITDAFHVMLRKKAASSLDAWLERARQSLVNSFARGMTKDIDAVRAAIASNWSNGQTEGQITKLKLVKRQMYGRAKLDLLEARLIAAAT; encoded by the coding sequence ATGCCTCGTCGATTGCGTAATGGAGCGTTGGTGCCAGCGGGCCTGGTGGTAGAACAGGTCGACAATGCTGGAGCGGTGATGGAAATCGCGGTTCGTTCAGCAAAGCCATATTCTCGGTGCCCAAGCTGCGACGTTAAGGCGGCGGCGGTGCATAGCCATTATTCCCGGCGGTTGGGTGACCTTCCGCTGGCCGGCCGATCCGTTCGTCTGGTTCTCAATGCGCGGAGATTCCGCTGTCGGACAGCAAACTGTGCCAGACGTATTTTCGCCGAGCGCTTCGACACCGAGGTTGTGGAACCTTGGGCGCGCCGAACCAGTAGGCTCGGTTTGCTGGTCTTTCATCTCGGCTTGGCACTTGGCGGTCGGCCCGGCGCTCGTTTTGCCAATCGGCTGATGGCGCCCGTCAGCAAGGATACGCTGCTGCGGTCGATCCGTCGCCGTGGCCGTCCTGAACATGCTGCACCCACGGTGGTCGGCATTGATGATTGGGCATGGCGGCGCAATCAGCGTTACGGCACAATTATCTGCGATCTCGAACGGCGTAGGCCGATCCGTTTGCTCCCCGATCGCGAGCCTGCCACCGCACGCGGCTGGCTCGTGGGACAACAGCAGATTGAGGTCGTCGCCCGGGACCGCGGAGGTGGATATGCGTTAGCCGCCGCCCAGGCCCTTCCCCACGCCCAGCAAGTGGCTGATCGTTGGCATCTGATGGAAAATGCCAGCCACGCCTTTCTCGATGCGGTTCGCTGCTCGATGCGCGAAATCCGTACGGCGATCGGCACGACCATCGTTAATCCGGACCTGCTCACGGTGGCGGAACGCTTGCAATATGAGGGCTATCTTCGCCGACAGGAAAACAACGAAATCATTTTGAAGCAGGCAAAATCTGGGCTCGGTATCAAGGAGATCGTTCGCCGGACCGGGCGCAGCCGAGGTTATGTGCGGGCTGTGTTGCGTGGTCAGCGGACCGATATCTTCCGTACTCGGGAAAACTCCCTTGAAGCCTGGTTGCCTTGGCTCGATGCGGAATGGGCTGGTGGCCAGCGCAACGCTGCACAGCTTTGGCGGCAGATGCGACAGCAGGGCTTCGGGGGCTCGCTTCGGGTAGTGACCGAATGGGCAACGCGGAAGCGGCGGGCGGAAAAAGCGGAGGGATTGCACCGGGTTCCGTCAGCTCGAACCATCGCGCGGCTGATGATGGTAGAGCGCGAAGCTCTTTCGAGAGCTGAAACGATCACCGTCGCGGCGATCGAGGAATCCGTCCCCGAACTCGTCGAGGCACGCGACATCACCGACGCCTTCCATGTCATGCTGCGGAAGAAAGCGGCCTCCTCTCTCGATGCCTGGCTCGAAAGAGCGCGTCAAAGCCTGGTGAACTCCTTCGCCCGCGGCATGACCAAGGACATCGACGCCGTTCGGGCCGCGATCGCCTCGAACTGGTCAAACGGGCAGACCGAAGGCCAGATCACCAAGCTCAAGCTCGTCAAGCGGCAGATGTACGGCCGAGCCAAGCTTGACCTCCTGGAGGCCAGACTGATCGCGGCTGCGACATGA
- a CDS encoding TonB-dependent receptor — protein MALPEAEAKSIAFFAQGTYWPIPAIGLTIGARYTSDRKALDSFVQRTSLNPATPGAVLSGFPFVATTARTYHSFTPKFGIDWQITPNAMVYASATKGFKSGGTNYAATNPAFLNYKPESIWAYEIGAKTEWFDRRLRLNVAAFHYDYTDLQVLQPLAPGIVAINNAASATIKGLEFEASAKPWSSLLLTANYSLLDARYDEFPASAVVAGLVPYVASSPRYSPLTRTFNAGGDRMNAAPKSTFSASAQYDHDIGYGSIFVRGEYYWQASASYDPSNAPILVEPSYDLINLSLGYKSDDGRWTLNIQTKNLTDREYLVGRSAAGVVPAGLAGPPRTIILQLSHKW, from the coding sequence TTGGCGCTGCCTGAGGCCGAGGCCAAGTCGATCGCGTTCTTCGCGCAGGGCACGTACTGGCCGATCCCAGCCATCGGTCTCACCATCGGTGCTCGCTATACCAGCGATCGAAAGGCCCTCGACTCCTTCGTGCAGCGTACATCGCTCAACCCCGCGACCCCTGGCGCCGTCCTGTCCGGCTTTCCCTTCGTCGCGACGACCGCGCGAACCTATCATTCATTCACACCCAAGTTCGGCATCGACTGGCAGATCACGCCGAACGCCATGGTCTATGCTTCAGCGACCAAAGGCTTCAAGAGCGGCGGAACCAATTATGCAGCGACCAACCCCGCCTTTCTCAACTACAAACCCGAGTCTATCTGGGCCTATGAAATCGGCGCCAAGACCGAGTGGTTCGACCGACGCTTGCGCCTCAATGTGGCGGCCTTCCACTATGACTATACCGATCTTCAGGTTCTCCAGCCGCTGGCCCCCGGCATTGTCGCCATCAACAATGCCGCAAGCGCCACGATCAAGGGACTGGAATTCGAGGCCAGCGCAAAACCCTGGTCCAGCCTTCTTCTGACCGCGAACTATTCCCTGCTCGACGCCAGGTACGACGAGTTCCCGGCCTCGGCAGTGGTTGCCGGTCTGGTGCCCTATGTGGCCAGTTCTCCGCGCTATTCGCCGCTGACCCGCACCTTCAATGCCGGCGGCGACCGAATGAATGCAGCGCCGAAGTCCACATTCTCGGCGAGCGCACAATATGACCATGATATCGGCTACGGCTCGATATTCGTGCGGGGCGAATATTACTGGCAGGCCAGCGCTTCCTATGATCCGTCCAACGCGCCAATCCTGGTCGAACCGTCCTACGATCTGATCAACCTGTCCCTGGGATACAAGAGCGACGACGGTCGCTGGACCCTCAATATCCAGACAAAGAATCTTACGGACCGCGAGTATCTCGTGGGACGCTCCGCAGCTGGCGTCGTGCCTGCTGGCCTTGCAGGGCCGCCGCGGACCATCATCCTTCAATTGTCGCATAAGTGGTGA
- a CDS encoding glutathione S-transferase family protein gives MKLYGAHMAANPRRVKIYLAEKGIGIEQVDFKPPYPEMKTPEFLKMSPTGRIPILELDDGTCIPETMAIIEYLEAVYPEPNMLGSDDRERAWTRAVSSMVADLVIPWGNLVRHRAPSIVESYGFKRVPEVALFFEPIVERGLNALEIAIGDNPFLVGDRPMIPDCHAFALFHATIDKFDYKLPDRFERLIAWYARFSQRPSAAA, from the coding sequence ATGAAGCTGTACGGCGCCCACATGGCTGCCAATCCCCGTCGCGTGAAGATCTATCTCGCGGAAAAAGGGATCGGGATTGAGCAGGTCGACTTCAAACCACCCTATCCTGAGATGAAGACGCCGGAATTTTTGAAGATGAGCCCGACCGGCCGCATTCCCATCCTTGAACTCGATGACGGCACATGCATTCCGGAGACGATGGCGATCATCGAATATCTGGAGGCGGTTTATCCCGAGCCCAATATGCTGGGATCTGACGATCGCGAGCGGGCGTGGACGCGCGCCGTGAGTTCGATGGTCGCTGACCTTGTTATCCCATGGGGCAATCTCGTTCGCCACCGCGCGCCGAGCATCGTCGAAAGCTACGGCTTCAAACGCGTTCCGGAGGTCGCCCTATTCTTCGAGCCTATAGTAGAGCGCGGACTCAACGCGCTCGAGATCGCTATCGGCGACAATCCCTTCCTTGTCGGCGACCGGCCCATGATCCCCGACTGCCACGCCTTTGCGCTCTTTCATGCCACGATCGACAAATTCGACTATAAGCTGCCAGACCGTTTCGAGCGACTGATTGCCTGGTATGCGCGCTTCAGCCAACGGCCCAGCGCGGCCGCCTGA
- a CDS encoding MFS transporter: MTGTRIPPEKRQSSAEPAWDLGGDEAAHPARLRWPTKITYALSGIPPMIEQRGISAFLLIFYSQVVGLPAHVVASVLLIVSVFDSLCDPFIGQVSDNFHSRLGRRHPFIYASIIPVTVSFAMLWSPPEGWSHLALTIWLLGTLLVLRFADTLFDLPSSALLPELTRDYDVRTTIVSLRTAFALLAGTGMTMLAYQVFLPEKANGTGGVLARDGYSEYGLTAAALIAFAILVSGLGTHRRIPYLSKPPRRPAGLRPMMREIAQTVSNRSFVALLAVGMMMSIANGARLTLELYFGLYFWNLTQTQLSVLLAITLMGTIPGALLAPVLARRFGKREIASCVILGGIIGNVGPVLGRLAGIMPENGTNGLFAILAADIGFTYCVATITTVMLTSMLNDVVEEVEVQTGRRSEGLLLAADSFLKKLVAGVGVFVSGVMLTFIAFPQHAERDAVAPEIVARLAYGYVPITALYFGALCVLRLYRIDRRRHQANLETLKERP, from the coding sequence ATGACAGGCACTAGAATCCCGCCCGAAAAGCGCCAGTCCTCGGCGGAACCTGCCTGGGATCTTGGCGGAGACGAGGCCGCTCATCCGGCGCGGCTGCGGTGGCCGACGAAGATCACCTACGCGCTCAGCGGAATACCGCCGATGATAGAGCAGCGCGGCATCTCGGCATTCCTGCTCATTTTCTACAGCCAGGTTGTTGGCTTGCCCGCACATGTGGTTGCCAGCGTGCTGCTGATCGTCTCGGTATTCGACTCGCTGTGCGATCCCTTCATCGGGCAGGTTTCCGACAATTTTCATTCGCGACTGGGTCGCCGTCACCCCTTCATCTATGCCTCCATCATTCCCGTTACCGTGAGCTTCGCCATGCTCTGGAGCCCACCGGAAGGATGGTCGCACCTTGCCCTGACCATTTGGCTTCTCGGCACACTCCTCGTGCTTCGCTTCGCCGATACTCTGTTCGACCTGCCTTCGAGTGCGCTGCTTCCCGAACTGACCCGCGACTACGATGTGCGCACAACCATTGTCTCACTCCGGACTGCCTTTGCGCTGCTGGCGGGAACCGGAATGACCATGCTCGCCTATCAGGTGTTCCTCCCTGAAAAGGCGAACGGAACCGGGGGCGTTCTCGCCCGCGATGGCTATTCGGAATATGGGCTTACCGCGGCTGCCCTGATCGCATTCGCGATCCTGGTTTCGGGGCTGGGAACCCACCGTCGCATTCCATATCTGAGCAAGCCCCCACGGCGTCCGGCCGGCTTGCGGCCGATGATGCGCGAAATTGCCCAGACCGTGTCCAATCGTTCTTTCGTTGCGTTGCTGGCCGTCGGAATGATGATGTCGATCGCCAATGGTGCGCGGCTCACGCTCGAGCTCTATTTCGGGCTTTACTTCTGGAACCTGACACAAACGCAGCTTTCCGTTCTACTTGCCATCACCCTCATGGGAACCATTCCCGGCGCCCTTCTGGCTCCGGTGCTCGCACGTCGTTTCGGCAAGCGCGAGATTGCATCCTGCGTTATCCTCGGCGGCATTATCGGGAATGTCGGCCCGGTTCTGGGTCGGCTTGCCGGTATCATGCCCGAGAACGGCACCAATGGTCTTTTTGCGATCCTCGCGGCCGACATTGGCTTCACCTACTGCGTGGCCACCATCACGACAGTCATGCTCACATCCATGTTGAATGATGTCGTCGAGGAGGTGGAGGTTCAGACCGGGCGTCGGTCGGAAGGCCTGCTGCTGGCAGCGGACAGCTTCCTCAAAAAGCTCGTGGCCGGGGTCGGCGTCTTCGTGTCAGGCGTAATGCTGACCTTCATAGCTTTTCCGCAGCATGCCGAACGCGATGCGGTGGCACCCGAAATCGTCGCGCGTCTTGCTTATGGCTATGTACCGATCACAGCCCTGTATTTCGGCGCGTTATGCGTATTGCGGCTGTACCGCATCGACCGCCGCCGGCATCAAGCCAATCTGGAAACGCTGAAAGAGCGCCCTTAG
- a CDS encoding FAD-binding oxidoreductase — protein sequence MQNKAAFNRGEIPISASGWTKPQGVAPNWPALREAVSTDIAIVGAGLAGSSLALHLAEAGVSVTVLEARQPGWGASGRNAGHVLPILRDMRVFRRFPDEGRKFLELFRAHHTIPFDLAAQYAIDCDAVRSGYINGMKTRRAFEGFLREFAYLEEHGLQKLVRMSGDEMKARTGSAAYPYGVLFEDGGRINPYLFTNGMIAAAARLGARIFGDSEALALERAGERWRIRTRTGSVSADRVVFCTNAYPTGIEPAFRKAFYPLTAYALTTRPLPAEALDHILPGGGTFAQAPIDLNPMVRDRHDRLILSSIPRVGGAHDAQWHFQSQLRWLHRIWPETRGMGIEMEDYWTGRVALRKAQFPGVFELGKGIFGLMYFNAWGNVMAPLMGKIFAGGLARDDMATLPFPVERPEPVSFNRKYEMLIRHILIPAARTAQQWGII from the coding sequence ATGCAGAACAAAGCCGCCTTCAACCGGGGCGAGATTCCGATATCCGCCAGCGGCTGGACGAAGCCGCAGGGCGTCGCACCCAACTGGCCTGCACTGAGGGAAGCGGTTTCCACCGATATCGCCATCGTCGGCGCTGGCCTTGCGGGGTCGTCCCTCGCGCTGCATCTGGCGGAAGCGGGCGTTTCCGTGACCGTGCTGGAGGCGCGCCAGCCCGGCTGGGGAGCATCGGGCCGCAATGCCGGGCATGTCCTCCCGATCCTGCGCGACATGCGCGTGTTCCGCCGCTTTCCGGACGAGGGCCGGAAATTTCTGGAGCTGTTCCGCGCGCATCACACCATCCCCTTCGATCTGGCCGCCCAATATGCGATCGACTGCGACGCCGTCCGTTCCGGCTATATCAACGGGATGAAGACGCGGCGGGCCTTCGAAGGATTTCTGCGGGAATTTGCCTATCTGGAAGAGCATGGACTGCAAAAGTTGGTCCGCATGTCCGGGGATGAGATGAAGGCCCGGACCGGATCGGCCGCCTATCCCTATGGCGTGCTGTTCGAGGATGGCGGCCGCATCAATCCCTATCTCTTCACCAATGGCATGATCGCGGCGGCTGCCCGGCTCGGCGCGCGCATATTTGGGGATAGCGAGGCGCTCGCGCTGGAGCGGGCGGGGGAGCGCTGGCGCATCCGCACGCGGACAGGCAGCGTGTCGGCGGATCGCGTGGTGTTCTGCACCAATGCCTATCCGACAGGGATCGAACCCGCCTTCCGCAAGGCCTTTTACCCGCTGACCGCCTATGCCCTCACCACCAGGCCGCTGCCGGCCGAGGCTCTGGACCATATTCTCCCCGGCGGCGGCACTTTCGCGCAGGCGCCGATCGATCTCAATCCGATGGTCCGCGATCGCCATGACCGCCTCATCCTCTCCTCTATCCCTCGGGTCGGCGGAGCGCATGATGCGCAATGGCATTTCCAGTCGCAACTGCGCTGGTTGCATCGCATCTGGCCGGAAACACGCGGTATGGGAATCGAGATGGAGGATTATTGGACGGGCCGGGTTGCCTTGCGGAAGGCGCAGTTTCCCGGCGTGTTCGAACTGGGCAAAGGCATTTTCGGGCTGATGTATTTCAACGCCTGGGGCAATGTGATGGCGCCCCTGATGGGCAAGATATTTGCGGGCGGACTGGCGCGCGACGACATGGCGACCCTGCCCTTCCCGGTCGAACGGCCGGAGCCAGTGTCCTTCAACCGCAAATATGAAATGCTCATCCGCCACATCCTGATCCCCGCCGCTCGAACTGCGCAACAATGGGGAATCATTTAG